AGGCAGCATTCGACCTTGGGGATCATGCCTCCGTCGATGACGCCCTTTTCAATTAACAGGGCAATTTCATCAGCACGTATGGATGAAATGAGTGAGCTGGGGTCGCTGCGGTCGGCCATGATCCCCTCCACATCGGTAAGTATAATCAATTTATCGGAGCCGAGCGCGGCAGCCAACCTCCCGGCGGCGTGGTCGGCGTTGATATTGTAGCTTTCCCCGCCTGCTCCCACAGCCACAGGTGATACCACCGGTATACAGCCCCTCTCGATAATCGCCGTTACAATTTCGGGATTAACCTTGCTGATGTCTCCCACAAAGCCGATGTCGGCCAGTTCTTCGGCGCCTTCGGGAGTACGTACGATACGGTACTTTTTAACTGCTTCAAAGAGCCCGTCGTCCTGGCCGGACAGGCCCACGGCCCGGCCTCCGATGCGGTTAATCTGGGCGACAATTTCTTTGTTGATTTTACCGATCAGGACCATCTCCGCAATCTCCATGGTTTCCCTGTCAGTCACCCTTAAGCCTCCTACAAAGTGGGACCTTTTCCCAATCCTTTGGAGCATAGCGGTGATGTCGGGCCCGCCCCCGTGTACTATTACCGGATGCATACCCACATACTTCATCAGTACCATGTCGGTAAAGACTGCTTCCTTAAGGTCCTGGGACAGCATGGCGTGACCACCGTATTTGACGACAATGGTTTTACCGTAAAATTTCTTGATGTAAGGCAAGGCCTCCACCAGTATTTTAGCTCTATCCTGGGCAGTAGTCACGATTTACCCCCCCCCAATATTTCACTGTAAGACGTTGCAGATGTCGTAAGGCGCAGGCTTATGCTGCATTCCCCTGTGGTCGGGCGTAGTTTTAACGCTGCATTCCTGTATGATGTCGTAGGGCATAAGGCGTAGTAGTATATATTTACTGTATCCCTTCGGGGACAGTCTACCGGCTCCCATGTTTGCATGATTTACTCTAGTATTTGGGACAAGATTTTATCAACGATCCGTATGCGGATGAATTCGCACCTGCATTTATTCGATCGTGAGGCGCAAGCCGTAAGTACATCTGCCACCTGTGGGGCCTTTTTAAGATATTCCTCGCCCCTTATCTAAATTCTTTACGCCCTACGCCTGACCCGTAAGATCCATCCTACGTGCGATAGTCTGCGTTTATTTTAATGTAATCGTAGGAAAGGTCGCAGCCCCAGGCGGTGGCGCGGCAGTCGCCGGAGTTCAGGTTCAAAGTAATTTTGACCGTATCCTTTTTAAGTATTTCCAGGGCGCGCTCTTCACTGAAGTCAATAGAGCCGCCGTCCCTTGCCACCTGCTCATCCCCCAGAAAGATATCAACCTTTTCCGGGTCAAAATCGGCCCCCGAGTAACCTGCGGCGCAGATGATCCTCCCCCAGTTGGCGTCCCGCCCGAAGACCGCCGCCTTGACCAGGCTTGAGCCAGCCACCGCCTTGGCCGCCTGGCGGGCGTCCTTTTCAGTGGCGGCGCCTAAAACCTCAACAATAATCAACTTGGTCGCTCCCTCACCGTCCCTGGCTATGTCCCGGGCCAGGCTGGCGCATACTTCGGTGAGAGCCTCCCGGAAGTTGACGTAGTCACTGTCCTCTTCCCGGATTACCCCGTTGCCGGCCCTGCCGTTGGCCAGGATTACCGCCATGTCATTGGTGCTGGTATCCCCGTCCACGGTGACCAGGTTGAAGCTCCGGTCCGCGGCGTATTTTAATGCTTGTTTGAGGCAGGCGGGCGCTACTGCGGCGTCGGTGGTGATAAAGCATAGCATCGTCGCCATATTCGGATGAATCATCCCGGAGCCCTTGGCCATAGCCCCAATGGTGACCTGTTTGCCTCCCAATTCCAACCGGACCGCGGCTTCCTTGGGGAAGGTATCGGTGGTCATGATAGCCTGGGCTGCCAGAGGACCGTTTTCCGGCGCAACCTGGCCGGCAGCCGCGCGGATGCCCGGCAGGATTTTTCCCATCGGCATTTTGCGGCCGATGACCCCGGTTGAGGCCACCAAAACGGCTTCCGCCGGTATGCCCAGGACCTCTGCCGTCACGGCGGCCATAGCCTGCGCGTCGCGCAAGCCCTGCTCGCCGTTGCAGGCGTTGGCGTTGCCGCTGTTGACAACCACGGCCTGGGCGGTACCCGTAGACAGGTTCCGCATGGTCACCAGCACCGGGGCGGCCTTGACCTTATTCAAGGTAAAAACCCCGGCGGCGGCAGCCGGGACAACAGAATGAACAACCGCCACATCCCTCTTGTCAACCTGCTTGATCGCGGCAAAAGCGGTACCGGCTGAAAAACCGGAAGCCGCGGTAACCCCTCCGGGGACCCAATCAAACTTGGACTCTTTTATTTCCACTTTAAAAAACCTCCGGTAAAAATGTTTGCCCACCCAAAATAAAAGACCCCGCTTGCATCCCGGCCCAACGCAGGCGCGCGTTCACTCGCGCCAATGTTGTCGATTGGCATATCTTCATTCCCTGCCGGCGCCGCGATAGCGGTATGGGTTTCTAAAGCTTCAGCGCCTCTACGGGTAAAGCGCGGGGCCGGCCAGGGCGGTATATTCGGGCAGGCCGCAGACGATGTTCATGTTTTGGACCGCCTGGCCGGAGGCTCCCTTAACCAGGTTGTCGATAGCGGAAATAACCACCACCCGCCCGGTGCGGGTGTCTACCGTGACTCCAAGGTCGCAGTGGTTGGTTCCGGCCACCCATTTTATCTGGGGCAGCATCCCTTGCGGCAACACACGGACAAAATACTCATCCTGGTAATAATCAAGGAAAATTTCCTGGATCTCTTCCTGCCGCAGGGGGGAGGCGAGCTCCGCGTAAACCGTGCTTAAGATACCCCTGGTTACCGGCAAAAGGTGCGGGGTAAATGATACGGTCACAGCCTCTCCCGCTATTTTCCCCAGTTCCTGCTCAATTTCCGGTGTATGACGGTGGATCGCCACATTGTAAGCCTTGAAATTTTGATTAACCTCACTAAAATGCGAACCAAGGGAAAGCCCGCGGCCTGCTCCGGAAACGCCTGATTTCGAGTCTATAATGATACTGCGCAGGTTGACCAGTTTGTTTTTCAGCAGGGGCGCCAGAGCCAAAATGGCGCTGGTAGGATAGCAGCCTGGATTGGCCACCAGAGACGCCTTGCCGACCGCCGCCCTGTTCACCTCGGGCAAGCCGTAAACTGCCGTCCCGAGCAGTTCCCTGGCTCCGTGCTCAACCTTGTACCACTCTTCATAGACACGGTAATCGTTCAGGCGGAAGTCTGCCCCAAGGTCGATCACGACCTTGCCGCGGCGCGCCGCCTCCAGGGCGACCGGCATGGCATGGCCGTGCGGCAAGGCTACAAATAACACATCCGATTGGTCCAGGAGCCTGGCTAAATCCATTTTTTCAGCTATGAGCTGATTATATTTATACAGGTGCGGATAAACCTCCCAGAAGGGCATATCCACGTAGCTTTGGGTGGTTAAAGCCACCAGTTCGGCTTCCGGGTGCCCGGACAGGAGCCTGACCAGCTCCGCGCCTGTATAGCCCGTGGCTCCGATAATACTTATTTTGATTGACAAAAGCTCTCCCTCCGTTAAATCACAAAACGTAATATTAATAATTATACAGATGACTGTATAATATTACAACAACCAAAGTTCCGATCAGAGAAAAAGATCGGCAAGAAAACGTTTCCAGCGGGAACCATCTCTATTGGCGCCTAAGAAATGAGAAAAGAGCGGCTGTTTGCCGCCCTGTTTTCTGCGCGTGAGAGCCGGTTAATTTCCGGCGAGGTCATCCAGGGTCTTAAAAGAATAACCCTGGGCTTTGGTATCTTTAAGGATCTTGTCCAGCGCCTCCGTGTTATCCTTGGAGACCGCGTGCAGCAGGATCAGGGCGCCGTTGTGCAGGTTGTCCATTACCGATTGGTAAGCCTCGTCCGGCCCGCCGGGCATGGGCACCCAATCAACAAAGGCCATGCTCCAAAAAATGTTGTGGTAGCCCAGTTCCCGGGTTACCGCGAGGGTCCGCTCGCTGTACTCGCCCATGGGCGGGCGGAGGTATTTCATACCCTTCCTGCCGGTAAGCTGTTCGTAAGCCTGCTCCACAACCTGTAGTTCCTTTTTTATTTCCTCATCTGATATGCCAGGCAGGCTGGGGTGGCTGTCGGTATGGTTGCCCACGATATGCCCTTCATCAACCATGCGTTTGACCAGTTCCGGTTGTGATTTCAAGTAATGTCCTGTGACAAAGAAAGCGGCCTTCACGTCATTAGCCTTGAGTATATCCAGGATCCGGGAGGTGTAGCCGTTTTCATACCCCTCGTCAAAGGTCAGGTACAATGTTTTTTCGTCGGGGCCGCCAATCCAGTAAGCGCCGTATTTACTAAGCCCGGCGCTGGTAGACGCAGACATCTCCGGCTGCTGGTGGGTGTCATTGCGTTTTAAGCCCCAGCCCTTCTTGTTGTTGGAGAGATTGCCGGTCACAACTGTGCTTTGTGCGGGCTTTTGTTCCGCTGCCGGCTTTTCTTCCGCTGGAACTCCGGCGGTTGCTCCATCTTCATCTATTGACGGCGCATCCCCGGTAATGGCAGTGGGAATAGTCTCGTCGACGTTGGACTGAGCCTGGTAAACCTCACCTGAACTGCTCGGCCCGGTTACGTTTGCAGGTTTTTTCAGGGCATAACCTGCTGCGCCGACCAGGGCAAACAGTACTACAATCAAAATGCTCACAGATACCTTTTTGTTTTTCAAATAATCCATAATATACTCCCGGCTGAAAATTGATTATAAAACTATGATTGACGAAAATCACTCTGATTATCCCTGATACGACAAAATCCCTGAATTATGCAATTAATAATTCGACAGAAAAATCCACTCTCCTTTTAGAAGCATGTTTTTTTCAGATGTATATACCGTTAGCCCTGCGGCCGCAGAGGAGAAAAACTAAATCCGCGACACTCATTGACGGGAACATGTATTTCGTCAAAGTTTAGTTGTATTTTTTTCTAACTCTCCAAATCCACTGGTTGTTTTTCCTGCGTACGATTTTGCATTTACATCCCTTAAAGCCTGTGCTTGAGCATGCGCGTAGTCCTTAACTGGGTTTGATTCGAAGTGGTCAAAAATTTGCTGAATGGTTCAAAGTTAAAAACAAAGAAGCCTCTCTGCACAGCAAGAGCTGTCTTGAAAGGCTTCATCGCCACCTCATATAACTTCGGTACGGCTCGCTTAGAGCCGTAGGCACTGATTCCCTTTTCCTTTTCCCTGCTGTTAGAACTGGCTTAGCTTGGTAATAATCAGCCATACGCTGTCAAACAAGATTAGTATATTATTAATCATTACGTTCACCTAAGTCTGGACAAGCAGTAAATCTAATTGTAAATATTTGATTATCATCAGCATGGAAAAATTCACCGTGTGTTGTTGGCTGTTTGGCAGTTATCGTCAAGCAGTCCCCATTTTTTTCCCAAATGCTTTGTTCCAAATCATTGGATTCATTATATCTAAACCGTGGGGGATTGGCCAAACGGGCATTGCTTAAACCTTGTACCACATCGGCCAAGCACGGTGAACCGTTTACTGTTACGTTTAACCCCCTTGAGTTGAGCTGACCCAAATAATCATCAGCTATAAGAGCCATGCGTACTCCCAACAATAACCCGGCACACTCCTCCTGGTGGTGGTGCAAGGCCTGTTTCATGAAAATTTCCTGGCGCATTTCCCTTTTTAACGGACGAATATATGGAGTAACCGGGGAGAAAACAATTTCCTGCTCATAATAGGGTTTGATGTCCAGCACAGGAGTCCCGTCCAGGGCATCCAAACCACTGACAAAAAGAAGATTGTCTTGCACCCGATCCAAACGGACTAATGACAAAGCAATTGGATTAGGCCGGCTAAAAGCACGGAGACAGAAAACTCCGTATTCAGGAAGGTTGGGATTAACCTTCCCGGGAACGACTGACAGGATATCGCGCTTCGCCTTGTGAAACCACAATTGAAGCCACAAATGAGAATTTTCCTCGATACGCAGTAACCCGCGTTTGTATTCAGGAAACACCTCAATCAAGGAACCTCCTCCTATAATCGGGACCTGGTCCAGCGCCTTAAAGTCAGACCTGACAATTCCTATTGGTTTTATGGTTATCACACCGGTTTCGTTGTATGAATTCACCTTCCAGCACATCCTTTTCTCCATAATAGGTTTTGCTTCAAATAATTTGCAGAACAATGAGCACGAGCGCAGGGCGCATCAGGCCCCTACCCAGCCGGGCAATTTTCTTTAAATACCCTTCCCGGATTCTTTTGCGGTAAGCATCCAGGCCGGCGGTGGACTCATCCAGGATCAGAAATTCAGGTCCATCGGCCAGTACGGCGGCAATCGCCAGGCTGTCTTGTAACGCTATTATAATCATAACAAAGGGTGCTTTTGCCGCAACCGCTCAAGCCAGTCACACTACCATTTCTCCCCTGGCCACCTGGAAATCGATTCTCTTTAAGACGAGGGCCCACGGCTGGTATCGATAAGCCAAGCCTTGAACCATCACAGCCTCCATCAGCGGGTTCCCGCCTCTATCAGTAAATTTGCCGGTCTGCCAGCAAAATGAAACCCCGCATATGAGTTGTCCCGCTTGTTCGAAAAACTAACCGGCCTCATCCTTCACGCATGTTCCAATCCCGTTTTTGGAATTTCCAAATCTGCTGTACGATTTTGAACGCAATAATTCCGCCCAACCCGCCGGACAGGGCAGCGACGCTCAAACTTAAGACCAGGGGAACAAGAGGAAGACGATAGTTAATGAAATTTACCATAGCGGTACCGGCAATGTTGCACAACATCCCCGCCAGAAAGGCGCACGGCAGGCAGCAAACCCGGTGACCGATGAGGAGCAGCCCCAGGTCAGCCAGAATACCCGGCGTAGTATAACTCAGTAAGCTCATCGCTCCTTGCGAGCCAACCATACCAGTGGCCATTACCAAGATGGCCTGGACCAAGCCAATCAGGGTCATCGTACCCCTTTTACCAGTAATCCCAAACCCCAAGACCAGCCACACCATATAGAAGCCGCCTGTTACTGCTCCCGGGGGGATTAAGAGCGGTCCGGTAAGGATATGAGACAAGGGTACTAGTACTGGTTTGATGGCAATTCCCAGAGCGGACATCATGGCTATGATGATCAAATCATAGAGAGAAAACTTATCCAGAAATTTATGCCAAACATGCACGGATTCTCACCTCGTTTTATCACTGGTTGGTTAGCATGAACAACTGCCCCGTGACGGGGTCTTTTTAGACTGTGCCCATCTTGTCATACAGATTACCCTGGCCCAGGTCAACATTCCAGCGCATGACCAGAGAGAGCGTCAACCCGCAGGCAAACACCAGTATGGCATCCACGATGTTGCTAGCTCCCTCAAGAGGATTGGTCCCTTCAGGTGTTTTACGCCTCCTGCTTCTCAATCCCCCGCCCACGG
This region of Pelotomaculum schinkii genomic DNA includes:
- the argB gene encoding acetylglutamate kinase, producing the protein MTTAQDRAKILVEALPYIKKFYGKTIVVKYGGHAMLSQDLKEAVFTDMVLMKYVGMHPVIVHGGGPDITAMLQRIGKRSHFVGGLRVTDRETMEIAEMVLIGKINKEIVAQINRIGGRAVGLSGQDDGLFEAVKKYRIVRTPEGAEELADIGFVGDISKVNPEIVTAIIERGCIPVVSPVAVGAGGESYNINADHAAGRLAAALGSDKLIILTDVEGIMADRSDPSSLISSIRADEIALLIEKGVIDGGMIPKVECCLDALASGVQTTHILDGRVPHSILLEVFTDKGIGTMVEK
- the argJ gene encoding bifunctional glutamate N-acetyltransferase/amino-acid acetyltransferase ArgJ produces the protein MKESKFDWVPGGVTAASGFSAGTAFAAIKQVDKRDVAVVHSVVPAAAAGVFTLNKVKAAPVLVTMRNLSTGTAQAVVVNSGNANACNGEQGLRDAQAMAAVTAEVLGIPAEAVLVASTGVIGRKMPMGKILPGIRAAAGQVAPENGPLAAQAIMTTDTFPKEAAVRLELGGKQVTIGAMAKGSGMIHPNMATMLCFITTDAAVAPACLKQALKYAADRSFNLVTVDGDTSTNDMAVILANGRAGNGVIREEDSDYVNFREALTEVCASLARDIARDGEGATKLIIVEVLGAATEKDARQAAKAVAGSSLVKAAVFGRDANWGRIICAAGYSGADFDPEKVDIFLGDEQVARDGGSIDFSEERALEILKKDTVKITLNLNSGDCRATAWGCDLSYDYIKINADYRT
- the argC gene encoding N-acetyl-gamma-glutamyl-phosphate reductase, yielding MSIKISIIGATGYTGAELVRLLSGHPEAELVALTTQSYVDMPFWEVYPHLYKYNQLIAEKMDLARLLDQSDVLFVALPHGHAMPVALEAARRGKVVIDLGADFRLNDYRVYEEWYKVEHGARELLGTAVYGLPEVNRAAVGKASLVANPGCYPTSAILALAPLLKNKLVNLRSIIIDSKSGVSGAGRGLSLGSHFSEVNQNFKAYNVAIHRHTPEIEQELGKIAGEAVTVSFTPHLLPVTRGILSTVYAELASPLRQEEIQEIFLDYYQDEYFVRVLPQGMLPQIKWVAGTNHCDLGVTVDTRTGRVVVISAIDNLVKGASGQAVQNMNIVCGLPEYTALAGPALYP
- the pdaA gene encoding delta-lactam-biosynthetic de-N-acetylase, with translation MDYLKNKKVSVSILIVVLFALVGAAGYALKKPANVTGPSSSGEVYQAQSNVDETIPTAITGDAPSIDEDGATAGVPAEEKPAAEQKPAQSTVVTGNLSNNKKGWGLKRNDTHQQPEMSASTSAGLSKYGAYWIGGPDEKTLYLTFDEGYENGYTSRILDILKANDVKAAFFVTGHYLKSQPELVKRMVDEGHIVGNHTDSHPSLPGISDEEIKKELQVVEQAYEQLTGRKGMKYLRPPMGEYSERTLAVTRELGYHNIFWSMAFVDWVPMPGGPDEAYQSVMDNLHNGALILLHAVSKDNTEALDKILKDTKAQGYSFKTLDDLAGN
- the tsaA gene encoding tRNA (N6-threonylcarbamoyladenosine(37)-N6)-methyltransferase TrmO: MEKRMCWKVNSYNETGVITIKPIGIVRSDFKALDQVPIIGGGSLIEVFPEYKRGLLRIEENSHLWLQLWFHKAKRDILSVVPGKVNPNLPEYGVFCLRAFSRPNPIALSLVRLDRVQDNLLFVSGLDALDGTPVLDIKPYYEQEIVFSPVTPYIRPLKREMRQEIFMKQALHHHQEECAGLLLGVRMALIADDYLGQLNSRGLNVTVNGSPCLADVVQGLSNARLANPPRFRYNESNDLEQSIWEKNGDCLTITAKQPTTHGEFFHADDNQIFTIRFTACPDLGERND
- a CDS encoding ECF transporter S component, translating into MHVWHKFLDKFSLYDLIIIAMMSALGIAIKPVLVPLSHILTGPLLIPPGAVTGGFYMVWLVLGFGITGKRGTMTLIGLVQAILVMATGMVGSQGAMSLLSYTTPGILADLGLLLIGHRVCCLPCAFLAGMLCNIAGTAMVNFINYRLPLVPLVLSLSVAALSGGLGGIIAFKIVQQIWKFQKRDWNMREG